One window of the Pan troglodytes isolate AG18354 chromosome 12, NHGRI_mPanTro3-v2.0_pri, whole genome shotgun sequence genome contains the following:
- the LOC107971389 gene encoding glycerol-3-phosphate acyltransferase 2, mitochondrial gives MATMLEGRCQTQPRSSPSGRETSLWSSGFGMKLEAVTPFLGKYRPFVGRCCQTCTPKSWESLFHRSIMDLGFCNVILVKEENTRFRGWLVRRLCYFLWSLEQHIPPCQDVPQKIMESTGVQNLLSGRVPGGTGEGQVPDLVKKEVQRILGHIQAPPRPFLVRLFSWALLRFLNCLFLNVQLHKGQMKMVQKAAQAVRPALHWVGDGGSRRAEAGPSP, from the exons ACTAGCCTGTGGTCGTCAGGCTTtgggatgaagctggaggctgtCACTCCATTCCTGGGGAAGTATCGCCCCTTTGTGGGTCGCTGTTGCCAGACCTGCACCCCCAAGAGCTGG GAGTCCCTCTTCCACAGAAGCATAATGGACCTAGGCTTCTGCAATGTGATCCTGGTGAAGGAGGAGAACACAAG GTTTCGGGGCTGGCTGGTTCGGAGGCTCTGCTATTTCCTGTGGTCCCTGGAGCAGCACATCCCCCCCTGCCAGGATGTCCCACAGAAGATCATGGAAAGCACCGG GGTGCAGAACCTCCTCTCAGGGAGGGTCCCAGGAGGCACTGGGGAAGGCCAGGTGCCTGACCTTGTGAAGAAGGAGGTACAGCGCATCCTGGGTCACATCCAGGCCCCACCCCGTCCCTTCCTGGTCAG GCTGTTCAGCTGGGCGCTGCTGAGGTTCCTGAACTGCCTGTTCCTGAATGTGCAGCTCCACAAGGGTCAGATGAAGATGGTCCAGAAGGCCGCCCAGGCAGTAAGGCCCGCCCTCCATTGGGTTGGGGATGGTGGGAGCAGAAGAGCAGAGGCTGGGCCAAGCCCTTAA